From the genome of Malus domestica chromosome 04, GDT2T_hap1, one region includes:
- the LOC103433442 gene encoding thaumatin-like protein, with the protein MPTSSLFFPLLYLLISTSITNGAQLIIVNNCNESIWPGILGSAGLATPESGGFHLGSGEESVLDVPEKWSGRIWGRQGCSFDSNGIGNCETGDCFGQLRCQGKGGVPPATVVEMTLGSSTSPLHFYDVSLVDGFNLPVSMKPVGGGIGCGVASCEADLNVCCPSALEVRRGGRVVACKSACLAMQSAKYCCTGSYANPNTCKPTLFAHLFKAICPKAYSYAFDDSSSLNKCRASRYVITFCPPQ; encoded by the exons ATGCCAACTTCCTCTTTGTTCTTCCCCCTACTCTATCTACTTATCTCGACCTCAATTACAA ATGGGGCTCAACTGATTATAGTGAACAACTGCAATGAAAGTATATGGCCCGGTATACTTGGCAGTGCAGGCCTAGCCACTCCTGAAAGTGGCGGTTTCCATCTTGGCAGCGGTGAGGAATCAGTTCTTGATGTGCCTGAGAAGTGGTCAGGAAGGATATGGGGCAGGCAGGGTTGCTCATTTGACAGTAATGGAATAGGCAACTGTGAGACCGGAGATTGTTTTGGCCAATTGCGTTGCCAAGGCAAAGGAGGCGTGCCTCCAGCGACCGTGGTTGAAATGACGCTTGGATCATCAACTTCACCCCTGCATTTCTATGACGTGAGCTTGGTTGACGGCTTTAACTTGCCTGTGTCAATGAAGCCGGTTGGTGGTGGAATAGGGTGTGGTGTTGCCTCATGCGAGGCTGATTTGAACGTTTGCTGCCCGTCTGCATTGGAAGTGAGGAGAGGAGGCAGGGTGGTGGCATGTAAGAGTGCCTGCTTGGCTATGCAGTCTGCGAAGTATTGCTGCACAGGAAGCTACGCAAACCCAAACACTTGCAAACCAACCCTTTTCGCGCATCTGTTTAAGGCCATATGCCCCAAGGCTTATAGTTATGCCTTTGATGACTCCTCCAGCCTTAACAAATGCAGGGCTTCGCGGTATGTCATCACTTTCTGCCCTCCCCAATGA